A region from the Geotrypetes seraphini chromosome 10, aGeoSer1.1, whole genome shotgun sequence genome encodes:
- the LOC117367416 gene encoding uncharacterized protein LOC117367416, giving the protein MAMGEQTKLLAQLLQRPFTSTAGGPVQSLVAERTTSLQAPEESKEQARGDKNTGSQRLTHKTGGSKPREVSRERLRCFCCGKEGHTQRFCKKKRDFVYARGLADKHPREYRVKVLVADKEVLALVDTGAEQSVVSRKLWEELGEGPGTAMEKVPITCIHGEAHEYPLGHLNLQYKGKKSLLPVAVLDSAPYPLILGRDWLVQAQTGRFSGGERQGGYVLGTQVEGSIIDASARTRRSRAQKTKQWKPTIRWAPLSDQARAPTRAYPRAAGYDLYAAHDQVIPAKGRALIKTDIQVSPPPGAYLRVAPRSGLALKQLIDVAAGVIDPDFRGNVTVLLVNHGDKEYRVQVGERIAQLICERIWHPNLAQWSRLPETDRGEQGFGSTGVGTPEKGAHADLGPLLKEESEAAKLADLDAEILKLRDELTSTRRDWEAKLKLQVEAKSQAWEDQLMRNRQQARDESTAQCQREAEKLAGLMAQVTAQLELVQGQVKESQAQQQAIQNSVREMENTCGELTTRTGTTEGWVARQRLQEEQIEEHTQHFEKVLDTFKGMDQDLEAVRQQIENMQEKELGGITQVISALAQRVDGLEGAKSQVDGALGKPYQPPILRWPEDFEDPDPPTLELAKKFNKPRRRY; this is encoded by the coding sequence ATGGCAATGGGTGAGCAGACCAAACTATTAGCTCAACTGCTACAGCGCCCATTCACAAGTACAGCCGGTGGGCCTGTCCAGAGCCTGGTAGCAGAGAGGACTACCTCCTTACAGGCCCCTGAAGAAAGTAAGGAACAGGCCCGGGGGGATAAGAATACAGGATCCCAAAGGCTGACCCATAAAACGGGGGGGTCCAAGCCCAGGGAGGTCTCACGGGAGAGGCTACGTTGTTTCTGCTGTGGGAAAGAGGGGCATACACAAAGATTCTGtaaaaagaaaagagattttgtGTACGCCCGGGGACTAGCGGACAAGCACCCTAGGGAATATCGGGTGAAGGTCCTGGTAGCGGACAAAGAAGTCTTAGCTCTGGTTGACACAGGCGCCGAACAATCGGTGGTGTCAAGAAAACTGTGGGAAGAGCTAGGTGAAGGCCCAGGCACAGCGATGGAGAAGGTACCCATAACTTGTATTCATGGGGAGGCCCATGAATACCCGCTTGGACACCTGAACCTTCAGTATAAGGGAAAAAAATCTCTCTTACCAGTGGCCGTATTAGATTCGGCGCCTTACCCCTTAATATTGGGACGGGACTGGCTAGTACAGGCACAGACAGGGAGGTTCAGCGGCGGTGAGAGACAGGGAGGATATGTGTTGGGCACTCAGGTAGAGGGAAGTATAATTGATGCTTCAGCAAGGACACGCAGATCCCGAGCGCAGAAAACAAAACAGTGGAAGCCTACGATTAGGTGGGCCCCACTGTCGGACCAGGCCAGGGCTCCCACACGGGCATACCCCAGGGCTGCGGGTTATGACCTGTATGCTGCTCATGACCAAGTTATCCCGGCTAAGGGAAGGGCCCTGATAAAAACTGACATTCAAGTGTCTCCCCCACCAGGTGCCTATCTTAGGGTAGCACCAAGATCCGGGTTAGCATTAAAACAGCTAATCGATGTAGCCGCCGGGGTCATTGACCCAGATTTTAGGGGTAATGTAACGGTGCTACTAGTCAACCATGGTGACAAAGAGTACAGAGTGCAAGTCGGGGAACGAATTGCCCAGCTAATCTGTGAACGGATTTGGCATCCCAACCTAGCACAGTGGTCTCGCCTCccagagacagacaggggggaacAGGGATTTGGATCCACAGGGGTAGGGACTCCGGAAAAGGGAGCTCACGCTGACTTAGGTCCCCTCCTGAAGGAAGAGAGTGAGGCTGCTAAGCTAGCCGACTTGGACGCGGAGATATTGAAATTAAGGGATGAGCTGACATCTACACGAAGGGATTGGGAGGCCAAGCTAAAATTGCAGGTAGAAGCCAAGTCTCAGGCGTGGGAGGATCAGTTAATGAGGAATAGGCAGCAGGCTAGGGATGAAAGCACTGCCCAATGCCAGAGAGAAGCGGAAAAACTGGCTGGTCTCATGGCGCAGGTGACCGCCCAACTGGAATTAGTCCAGGGTCAAGTAAAGGAAAGTCAGGCTCAACAGCAGGCGATCCAGAATAGTGTCAGGGAAATGGAGAACACTTGCGGTGAGCTAACCACCAGAACTGGCACGACAGAAGGTTGGGTGGCAAGGCAGAGATTGCAAGAAGAACAAATAGAGGAACACACTCAACACTTTGAGAAGGTCCTAGATACGTTTAAAGGAATGGATCAGGATCTTGAGGCAGTGAGGCAGCAAATTGAAAATATGCAGGAAAAAGAGTTAGGAGGTATAACTCAGGTTATATCAGCATTGGCTCAGAGGGTGGATGGTTTGGAAGGGGCCAAGAGTCAGGTTGATGGGGCTTTAGGAAAACCATACCAGCCACCGATCTTGAGATGGCCCGAGGACTTTGAGGACCCCGATCCGCCAACCTTAGAGCTagcaaaaaaatttaataaaccaaGGAGACGCTACTAA